Part of the Mya arenaria isolate MELC-2E11 chromosome 8, ASM2691426v1 genome, TATTGGCTGCTGTACTTATTGGCTGCTGTTATTGGCTGCTAGCTTGCTGTCAGTCATGGAAAGATGAGAAATAAAAGAGAGAAAGAATACAAAATTTTGCCTGTAATCGTTGAAGAGGACCATCATGAGGTATTTCGACTAACGTTATATAGTATATTAAGTGATAATTAAATGTAACCATGTTGGAAACACAGGGGCAgattgcgttgttttgacacaccacgcccccgtccgtttttttttatcatttttttttatcaaattttagtaagaatatgatgtggtaactgtaacgtgtgaaaattggcaaaaaaaattattttttttattttattatctttgtaaagggtgacgacttgaccctgaatttccatatttgccgacatgaccctgtttaagaggccataactttatcaaatctAAACCAAACTCTACATTTTTGGACTTTCCTAGTAGAGTTAGtgtcaatctttaagaaaatgtacagttttaacaaaaacaaatgcaatttcaaacccGAATTTCCTAAAACATGTTACTCGACGAACCAACTACCCGCAAATTTCACCGAAATTTTCCGGACTAAAATGCATTATCCCGGTATTGCATCATAAATTCAACACGTGTGCTTAAGAGAAATAATATATCTATCACGATACAGGTGAAATGGAAGTCTTTACAATTACAAGAGAAGGATTGTTGTTTGTAATATGCGTGAGTTCATTGTTTTGGATTAACAACTGGCTCCCTAGCCAATTGTTTATGATTTTCTGGATTGTTTTTGATAGAACATTGTCATTGGTATCTTCAGGTACTTCCTCATATCTATCGCTCCATTGGATCCAGGCATCTACCCCTTGGGAAGCTGACATTGGTGCACTTTGATTCCCACCCTGACATGCTTATACCATTGGACATGCCAGCAGACACTGTATTTATGAAGGAGAAGCTATATGGGTTAGTAACTTCAAGTTTGTCTTTGCAAAACGACTGTTCCGTTATACCCACCACTGTTATAGAACATTCTGCagtatattattattcactgactgaattcaataacatttaatatgcACCAAGTCAATATGAtttgaaatgcaaaaaaaatattaaataaaaaaaacattaatttattaaaaatatttataaatagaaataagtTTGTCGTATGTGATAAAGGTTTATTATCTACTTTTGCACTTTCATTGCCATCAGATCCTTACAACCTTTCATGTAAATCTTTTTATGCCAGTTGTTTGAGCATTGAGAACTGGATCATGCCGGCGGTTTATGCGGGGCACATCAGTCATGTGGTATGGGTAAAACCTCCATGGTGTTCCCAGATACACAACACAGTCACAGAGTTTGTGGTGGGCAAGTGTCAGCAGACTGGATGTATCAGGTACATACATGATACCAGTATATTAAACTTCTATTGAGGTATTTGGAGtgttaaatcaataaatgttaatatctggtataaaatgttgataatcatGAAAAGACAAAAGTTTTTATGGACATTactgttaaaatattgcatacttTTTGTCGTCTTCCCAtgatttcatcatcatcatcagcagcagcagcagcagcagcagcagcagcatctaaatacatgtacatgtatgagaAGGtcacaatataatatttgtaaataacttgatatgattttgatatttcaggACTAGCTGTAAGGAGAGTTATTTTGTTAGTGAAGCCCTGTATGTCCCTGAGAGCAAGCTGGATaacaaacacacacttaaacTTACAGTGCTTACACTCACACCACAACATTGGGACCAATTGTCAAAAAGAAGAAGTGCACATGTTGAAGGAGCTGATGTATTGAACAATACAGagtctacatgtatgtgtaaagtCGAAGCTGGTTGTGATAAAGGAACCtgttgtaaaaacatgacaaattcTAATACTGAAAAGTTAATAGGGTGTTGTAATTCTGTGATTGCTAGTGAAACTGGCTGTAGTTCTTTCAATACTGCTAAACATTCTGTCCATGTTACAAGTGAAGAACCTCAACCAAAGCGGCAAAGAGTTGACAGTGCAAACACTGAAACATGTCTAGAACAAAACCTTGAATCTGTGATAAATGCCCTGTCAGAACACATAGGAGATAGCCGTTACATACTGGATATTGACCTGGATTTCTTCTCAACGATGAATCCATTCCGAGAGATGTATGGGGAAAGAGAGTATTCCATACTTGGGGATCTCTACAAGTTCACTCAACCGCACAGTCTTGAGGACAAGGTTGAGTTTTTCATAATGTAAATTTGAGATATTCTGCAATTATAAGCATGTGATTTCCTATCATTTACATGtgcataaatataacatttgtatgttatagcaatacTTGTGTACTGGTTAGAGACCACTTTCCAGCCAATTATGGTAAGAACACTCTGTAAAAATCTGCTGAAATGACACTGTACTGTACCAATAATTTTACCACTTAAGAAAATTgcaattatgcaataaaaacatCTCAAAACATACCTAGGAgtgacaacaatatattttatggtaTCAGTATTTTAGGGTgactttttttccattttgttcAGGGggtaaaaattaattattcgCCCGCTTGAAGAAATATGGCCCAACCATACATTACTGATAAAAATACCTTATTGTCTGAGAAAAGAAAAGAGTTTTTCTATTTAAGGAGCTATATTTAGACACAATCAAGCATTTGTATGAAAAACCATTGTAATGAAATTGCTAAACACTGGATTTACAGGGTGGGCGAATATTTGGCAAAAAAGTGATCCCTTACCAATATTTTAGAGACCGGTATGGTTCtgataaatttaaacatgttttaatttacaaagaCTGGTAACCATGATACAAATGTAGTTTGCATTCAAAGGCAAATAGAACTGGATGTGAGAGCTAAATGCTgagtatataaacacatatagtTTTAGATTTTAATACTTGTTACCTGTGTTGTTGTCAAGTTTTGTTTCAGGATTATAATGATCTATTCCattttgaagaaacatttataaatgatatttttacaaactaaaaTGTATCTGTACAGGACATAGAAAAATGTGTGATAGCCAGGCAGAAGCAACTGGACAACCTCAAGTCTGTGTTCACTGCTTTCGAGAAAGACTCCAAGGCAAAAATAGTGCATGAAAGGTGAGAATGAGAAtatgaattattaatttaatttttttttaatgaagcaGATATGAACTGGTGTCAAACTGACCATCCAATAGAGGCATTTTCAAGATCCAGATTTGGGATAAAATAAAGAACCTTATTTGTAATTAATAGTACTGATTAAACACATGTCACATGAAAGTTTTGTTCATATAACATTAAGTTTGGGCGTTGAGCCTCAAGTTTAGTGGGCATATAGCCTGTAGTTAAGTGGTCATTTGGCCTCAAGATTTGGTAGGCATTTGGCCTCAAGATTTGGTAGGCATTTGGCCTCAAGATTTGGTTGGCATTTAGCTTCAAGTTTTGGTTGGAATTTAGCCTCAACTTTGGTAGACATTTAGCCTAAAGTTAGTTTGGTAGGCATTTAGCCTCATGATTTGGTGGGCATTTAGCCTCAAGTTTGGCTGGCATATAGCCTCATGATTAATGGTCGGCATTTAGCCTCATGTGTTGGTTGGAATTTAGCCTCAAGTTTGGTGGGCATTTCAAGTACAGAATCTTAGTGGtattaaactttgaaaatcatAAATCAATAGATGgcagattgattgttttttcatttcCCAAAGTTTGTTTACAACTAAGATATTTCTTTAAGTAAcaattcacataaatattagtagcaaaataataataagataaaaCACTAAGATAATAGCAACTTTGGACTAAAATCTTTGATGAAACTGGCCCCAGCTTGCCCATGGCATACATGGCTGAGGCatcatattcatatattatacTATCAGAGCTGACCTTATCCATGAGCTGGTAACCAGCCTGCAATCTCAGTGGGGAACGAAAGTGGATTACCAGCTGGTGAACGAGGCTGGTTGCACGTGTGATGACTCCGAGTTACCCCACCACGTCAGTTCAATTCCCCAGATAGAGGGACTTGTGAAGTGTGCTCAAGACTTCTTGGCCTGTCTCCCTAAACCAACCATTGTCACTGTAGCAAGGTAAGGAATCCATTTGAGaaaacaactttgaaaataaattcagaACTATTTAAGCCACTGCTTTGAAATTTGGACAATGATTACAGTTTTGCAATCACAGTAGTCCACACCTAGTCCATAACCttttgaactatttattatCTTAGAAGCTTAGGTGATGGAAATAGGACCATGGGTACAGTTTTGCAACTCATGGATAATcttgattttttaattattttcttatatttgaaGTTACAGAATTGAAAATTAGACCATGTGTATAGTTCTGCAATTGTCTTCCTTGAATTTCCGTTTTACCTACCTTTATACTATAAATTTCTATCATGTCATGATGTGTTTCCgatacggatagaaaaatctgaccccAGGGCATACGCGCAAGCCGGTAAcaaggcttgccgagttaccagCCATGCAGTGTGCACGAGGGTCAGATTTTTCGAACAGGACCAGATAAAACATGATTCaaattttttcttgcatatctaaaattataaa contains:
- the LOC128243786 gene encoding UPF0489 protein C5orf22 homolog, coding for MRNKREKEYKILPVIVEEDHHEVLPHIYRSIGSRHLPLGKLTLVHFDSHPDMLIPLDMPADTVFMKEKLYGCLSIENWIMPAVYAGHISHVVWVKPPWCSQIHNTVTEFVVGKCQQTGCIRTSCKESYFVSEALYVPESKLDNKHTLKLTVLTLTPQHWDQLSKRRSAHVEGADVLNNTESTCMCKVEAGCDKGTCCKNMTNSNTEKLIGCCNSVIASETGCSSFNTAKHSVHVTSEEPQPKRQRVDSANTETCLEQNLESVINALSEHIGDSRYILDIDLDFFSTMNPFREMYGEREYSILGDLYKFTQPHSLEDKDIEKCVIARQKQLDNLKSVFTAFEKDSKAKIVHERADLIHELVTSLQSQWGTKVDYQLVNEAGCTCDDSELPHHVSSIPQIEGLVKCAQDFLACLPKPTIVTVARSSSDDYCPPNQVDMIQELVLNMLGDLYHEINVDLQYEDVE